In Lolium rigidum isolate FL_2022 chromosome 3, APGP_CSIRO_Lrig_0.1, whole genome shotgun sequence, the genomic window ctcaagatgaaggagttggcgatgcgccgagattggtttgttttggagttgaacgtgagttgttgtttattccataaaccctaggtacatatttatagtccaggggactttctaatgtgggcgtgcactaaaccgtgcacgagataaactctaacttctaaaccgatacacaatctattatactaaaatacatgggctaactagcccaaattctacgaataaggccgcttcaaagatcttCCACGCGTAATCTTCCAAACTCATCTCCCATCACAGCCCGCCTCtgtcttggtcaaattccggtgataacacatgcccccctggttttggaaataataaTTTCCAAAAACAAAATGCTCTTCTttcgccgggtcatgtcgtggtgGAATCGTTGTAGCACCAGTAGTTATACGAGCCGTCGGCTCTTTTTTGACCAATCGGCTCTCTATTGAAACCCTCTTTTGTTGGTGAAGAAGCGTCCCCAGTCCatggttttgccgatagtcaaagtcacacaatCTTCAAAAAAGAACCGATGGCACCGCATCGGCCCCCTATCATAAAAGCACTGGTACCGTCATCCcagccgcccttccaaacggtaacctgcgacctccatctGGAAAGGCgaagtcagatccccaaatcgctgcctgagcagttccaatccacatCACTGatacagatctcgaccgcgctgcccccaactccttcaacgcatctcatggcggagtCATCCAAAATCGATACCACGGCTtgcggactgaaggtaatccccaACTTCCTCTCACCGTTTGACTTGTCATGGGgttaatggcaaacacctgaattaatggctCACTCCGcttactaatttaggtttcagacatccttctgccacatccttctctcgcaaattcgatgtgcctcggtccccattcttccgagagtcctgccctgttaatttcgtgcgaagctaacagaatcccctttgtgagccagaacctagatctgacttcatGGGCCGACTGCCtaagagcctggcctaatcctcctgaaggttgggtggcatggtacaatagagtctcaaaatcccactatgccacttgggaaaccatagggatagccgatgccctgtcattatcgctatctcctcttgagaagaacgagaacatcctgaaaaccatcggctacttctggtctgatgcactgaactgcttcatgtttggtcatggccctatgaccccaactctgctggatgtggccatgatcaccggtctagacatttcatcccccagcccttctgcattcaaactgccgaaagtccctttcactctctcctctaaaaaagagtgtaccagctggggtgcttatctcaatcgttatatgaaaacgaagggccccgtgacagagagggagcacacagctttcctgaacttctggctggaacacttcatattctgcggcccATCACTCGCTCCCACTAAGAACTACctctccttggcctatgaactcgctaaaggcacccaactcggccttGGCAAACTATTTCTGGgggagatttatcgatcccttcaactgatgtctgtcaaactgttctcccgcAAGACCGTCAAAACTGGAGGCCCTtggtggttcattcagttgtgggcccaactatacttccaaaaccaaatcccagacttcccaatGTTGActacctgcacctttccggatatAAATGGcagggaaattcgatgcaccagctatggccaagccttGTACGGTCTCCCGGGGAgtaggctgatccccaaggaagcagcagggtggtttaagattttcttccaaggtttggacaaccccctgttctacccttacactgaatcggcagattttgagaacccagtctctttccgattggataactttgccgatgacgccagcacacagcacttgtactccctcatgattcgtccttgtttCCTTCCTGTCggcatgagcacctcgaaccggatcatcaagccaggttatgagtgttatcaaccagtagtagcggctcgacagctcggcctcggacaggtgcctccccACTTCTCCTTACACtacctgacagcaagtagagctgacctgcctgacatcctcactgcccaaaggtgctatacctttttTGACGCTTTGGTCATCCCAATTCCCCATaatctccgtttctccttcaccaccgacggtttcgaaacttggtggtctatgtggaagactcacgtcttcaggagggccctaGGACCGCTGTTGAAAGAGCTTGACGCCGAGTATGATCCTCCTGCAGACCAGGTACTGTCACTTAAGCATTCTTGTAACTGCCTTATGGTTATTGTCTGTGACTTGACTCCTTTTCCcaacagcaacaagatggtccagctCCCACACAAGCCGATGGTTCCCCTTTCGAATTTTTTCCTCCAGCAcccgtggttctcttctgccagagctcgccacccctgaagaaagttataatgcagagtcagccgatttcaccgaaatcggcttccaagagtaaagcatcgccaggaccagttgccccccgagccccgaccccggcgaggacggcggtgaggaaggtagcgaccagaaaaaccctgaagcgtaaagctccggcccaagaAAGTCCGCGCGTAAGTTGGTTGAGACCCTGCAGATGTTTGTCTGCTTCCACGAAATTTATTTATAACAAGCTTGTGTCCCCTCCTTCAGGCCTCTACTGAAGGATCCTCCGAAGAGGTCGAAGAAACCAGCCAAGGGGACTCGAGCTcaggtgattccgagaggtccactactcAGAGCCAGACGGtttcgccagcgccggcttccaaaAAGAGGTCGATTATTGAACCCCCTGCCCCACAAGCTCCGACCAGATCAGGGTTACGCACGAAGCACCGCTGCGTGAAAAGGGTTCGTAAAAACCCACGGGTCTcatcatcaagccaggaggtttcgAATGTAATTATTTTCTTGGCCATACTTTCATGCCGTCCCGTCGTCATCCAGATCGGCTAATCACTTTCCTTGTAGGTCGCAGGAACTTCTAGTGGCGACGTGGAGGAGGTACTGATgccgtccgctaccctggatctagctGCTTCAACGACAGTGGCAGACCAAGTGGCTGGCCCCTCCGAGTCCGCAGACAAGCCGATTGTTACCACGTCGGCTGTCcctccttctttgggagaggtatgtctcccTTCTTTGGCTCTGTCAATTCCTAATTGCCTGCTGAACTCACTTTGTTTACCCTATCAGGGCTGTGATCTCTCGAGCCTGCTTACGTTCGACCCggaatccatcgaaccaacttCTTTCAAGGCAAGCGAGGAGCTGAACCCTAGCACAGTCCGTGGtcaactccagcgtctcaaagacttGCTCTCCGCCTCGACCGAAACCCTCATTGAGAATTCTGAGGAagccaaaggcatcctcgaggaaatccagcctcatctccctatgaccctgcaagtgaagctctggcccgcTGTTACCTTGCCGGTCTTCAAATCGagggtgcaatcggctcgccaaaggattaccctGCGCCACTCCCAGCTTCCGCTGAGAGCTGATATTGCCGAAAggtgccgacggctcaatgagaagaaggctgctctggacgccaagacagATACTTCTGCCGCCCGCGCCGAgctcgagaccctgcgcaaggagctggaggatcttgaagagagggtaaaGGTGACCAAACAACTCATCCAGGACAAGGAAGCCCTTGTCGCCCGCTCTCAAgacgaagcaaaaggcctcacagccgatctgaggaccgatctggccgaaatccgtaccctgagcaatcagctggtgacgggtaagGACGAGGATGACCAGGCTGAGATTGCTGAGGCAGAGCGTATCCGTGTTGATGCCGTTCTTGCCCTTGACGTGTTTCTTCAGTAAGGCCTTCAGAGACAGGCTTTGTTGGGTTTTTCTGCACTTGTtacacctctttttttttttttgctagccGATTTTCTACCGGCTCCTGACATTTCTTATCCACGTGACTGCCTGTCTGTTGGTCatatgcctcccccgagccgaatctgtcaggtgactgcggatatcggctttaAATTGTGCCAGGGAACTGTACTCGTATGCCGGTTTCGTTGGTGTTCGTGTAGCAGTTGTAGCCGCTGTTCATTAGATCGACGCGCTCCATGGAGGTTTCGTAATACCCCTCGTGCAATCCTGGAGCAATAGGCTCTGCCGAGCGTAGTGCCCGTGCCCGCCGATGTTTCGTtatcgtcttggggccggtcgcgtggatcggcctcctcttcatcgctgccacgggagtggctgctttccgcttcatccttgccatggcggcttgcaaaccctgccatgttgacgccaaaggagaactctggctggcatatTGAGTGTCTGAGGGCCATCATGTTGTCATCAGGTAACCAACGTGTGTCGCCGCGCGAACGggccttctcaaaggagccgatgagttcggcttcgagggttgccttgatctcgtgatgtttcttgaggtcgtcaggcagatccccgtaggtgactggcgtgccgtccgccatctcagatgtagatggcgatgtggttgatgtagacgattgtcccaccgggcgtgccagaatgtgttgactgccaaaacccaccggcgggcagaggcgttgccaacacgagtagagccgggaagagcctagagctgcggctggccgagacccctccgagcgacggcccgcaatgctcttccggtcacacgcggcgatgcgaagtgcaagggcgtgccacccgacctatacccggtcgggaaggtgatgagagtgcctcgcttagtttctcgcagggcatacatgtaaacgttaaatacgagcctcgatcggctctcaggttatcctgtgaatcggctcaaagagccgatccacccatgatccgtacggggtgcacggatacttggtggtcctgcttgatcatggtaaagctgattagatctacgacgatctggggttttcaccgcataaccggaacaatcCTACTCAAGATTGGGCcaagcgctcgcgcacggtgctcgtaagccgatcctagatagggccaacaaaccaacaatgaagttgatcctaggaacatcccatctagggccaacgaacgccaccctacacgccaccggatcctccgaccccttgtaaggccaaactattgcggatattaaactagtcCTTGAcgaaatcaaggagcaatcgtaacggatcagatctactagactacgatcaagcggggtgccgccccacgccTAAGATagacgtgagggcggctagatatgcaagggttgcactacgtaagcatgcttaaacgaagaacaatgctaaccctaacacacctaatgataactacgttgctcgtcatcaaaaacgcttcagtacgagcaacgcatggaacaacgtggggcttgtgctgcctagatcgcaagatgcgatctaggcagcatgtcgcttacctgatagaaaccctcaagatgaaggagttggcgatgcgccgagattggtttgttttggagttgaacgtgagttgttgtttattccataaaccctaggtacatatttatagtccaggggactttctaatgtgggcgtgcactaaaccgtgcacgagataaactctaacttctaaaccgatacacaatctattatactaaaaTACATggactaactagcccaaattctacgaataaggccgcttcaaagatcttCCACGCGTAATCTTCCAAACTCATCTCCCATCACAGCCCGCCTCtgtcttggtcaaattccggtgataacagtatGTGCTTCAGCCTGGTCAGCTCCTTCATCCTCCTCTTGGCCTCTGCCGCCGTGGCTGCCTTCTCCCTGCAGGCCCAGTCCTGCTCCAACGACGACACCACTTCAATCTCAAGGGTCAGCGAGCACGGATCATCGTCCTCGTCGGTGCCCTCCCCGGCCGTTGTTCCATCGCTTTCTGGGATGCCGGTCGGCTCCTTGAGTGGCTGCACgtaggaggacggcggcggcgtgctGTACATGACGGTGTGGGCGCGCTGTACATGAAGCTTGGATGCGGCGACGTGGGCGCGCTGTACAGGAAGCTTCGATGCGGCAGCGTGGGCGGCGTGGGCGACGGAGAGGCCTCCGCGTGCTGTGCCAACGGCGCGATATCCATGGGCGTGGTCGCCGATGTCGACGAAGCGCCGCTGCGTCTCCAGGTCTCCGTCCCCGCACGTTCTCGATTGAGGATTATTTCCTCCTTTTGCTATTCGTATTACTAAAGATATGATGTGGGGGTTTATGCAAAATTTACACTTGAGAACGTGTGCCTGGTGCCTACGTGGCGTCAAACGTGTCGCCAGCGGACGTTCAAGTACCTACGATTAACCCGAAAAGCAAGATTAGGTATCCCGGTTGCACGTTTTGCAATATGTGGTACTAATTTGCACATCTAAAACAAGATGTAGTACTACAAGTGTATTTACCTCCTTGTGTAACATATTCCACGACCCATGACGAGGCCATGCCAGGACTATGGCGGCCTAAGCTACAGGGTGCCCTGATCATCGGGGCACTTGAGCCCCTTCGGCCCTTCCTTGCAGTTCTCATAGAAGATGCCCGGCGGGTAGCCTCCATGGAGACGGATGTAACGGAACAGGGTAATGGCGCAGTCGTTGCCGTTGACGTCGTTGATGTAGTCTGCGTACGGGCACGCCAGGTCCTTGAACGCCGCGCAGCACGGCAGCGGGTCGAATGGAGGCCATCGGCACCGGCTGGTCAGCACCGTATAGTTGGCCGCCGCCAGGTTCACCGGGCACGCTTTCCTGCCGTCTTGCAGCAGCGTCCGGCTCCGGCCGGTTACGGCGAGGTTGTCGTGCGCTAGGAGGACCACAACATCTGCGCCAACGCCTATGTAGAAATGTACAGTGCACTTTCAGTTAAATCAGGCGAGAATCTACTTTACATATCAGCTAgatgtgagagcatctccagtcgcgtccctcaaaaagcgtcccACAAAAattgatttggggcacgtttgggaTCGCGTCGGataaaaaaagaccaaaaatctgtacaaaaaagaggcccttcccagtcgcgtccctcaaacagcgtccggatgcatgcattttaatagaggggaccaccccatgtggaaaaagtaggtgagagaaagtgtggggtaagagaatggcatgtggggactaggggttgcatgcatgcatgtgaacGCTGTTTTTGTGTCTGTGGCGAGCACGATCGCGAAGAGGCAGAGCAGGAAGCCCATTTCCCTGAATCTTCTTAAACTACAATCCCCGGCCGTCTGGACAAGATCGATCCAGTGGAAGAATTAGGCCAACAAAAAGTTAAATATAGGTCCGTGCGTtaaagcatctctagcagagcccgtaaaaagtAGAACCGAAAAACACAAATTTGgtgcaccgaactcgtgtttacagGCCGAAAAATGGC contains:
- the LOC124694261 gene encoding GPI-anchored protein LLG1-like — its product is MGFLLCLFAIVLATDTKTAFTYVVVLLAHDNLAVTGRSRTLLQDGRKACPVNLAAANYTVLTSRCRWPPFDPLPCCAAFKDLACPYADYINDVNGNDCAITLFRYIRLHGGYPPGIFYENCKEGPKGLKCPDDQGTL